One stretch of Aeromicrobium fastidiosum DNA includes these proteins:
- a CDS encoding serine/threonine-protein kinase codes for MTPDPLATRPVGSSSPSAAGTVPVDQRFELLGRIGAGNHGVVFRARDSQLHREVAIKRFSHFLADDPRAMRRITREVATLARVSHPHVVTVHDLVHMADGDGEITPHLVMELVEGTSLKDLLALKGPSLRSVIVVRGVLEGLAACHEAGILHLDIKPANVLVTGGGAVKIVDFGIARAASDATATVAGTPHYMAPEQFDGRADERSDIYSVGCLLYECLTGRPPFEGTMAAQLLAHRNHPRPDPRAITPEVPAALAAVVARAMAVEPADRFQTVHEMLAALAALGTVPDVPITSAARGAEVAREPSFPRPLSVDSTGHGPAAPAARTDVVTRVSKLQTFAVGLSLSAFVVALVPALVWLTTSFVPFEYRPPAMQDADAAAWWMLAVVLAVVILLLRRVSFLGALSGPAVGEPRPARLVDADMRRGVRRAGGAALRGSVPMLFPAYVAVVAGLAAAADLTWPDDVFSAWGVCWLLMPLACAFLALQSVTKLRMRFGAVLKSTTYALGAAGAAVLFVAYPLVA; via the coding sequence GTGACGCCAGACCCTCTCGCGACCCGTCCCGTCGGCTCCTCCTCGCCGTCGGCCGCGGGCACGGTACCCGTCGACCAGCGCTTCGAGCTGCTGGGCCGTATCGGTGCCGGCAACCACGGCGTCGTCTTCCGCGCCCGTGACAGCCAGCTGCACCGCGAGGTCGCGATCAAGCGGTTCTCGCACTTCCTGGCCGACGACCCGCGCGCGATGCGTCGCATCACCCGTGAGGTGGCGACCCTCGCGCGGGTGTCGCACCCGCACGTCGTCACGGTGCACGACCTCGTCCACATGGCCGACGGTGACGGGGAGATCACCCCGCACCTCGTCATGGAGCTGGTCGAGGGCACGTCGCTCAAGGACCTGCTCGCGCTGAAGGGGCCCAGCCTGCGGTCGGTCATCGTCGTGCGTGGCGTGCTGGAGGGCCTCGCCGCCTGCCACGAGGCCGGCATCCTGCACCTCGACATCAAGCCCGCCAACGTGCTGGTGACGGGTGGCGGTGCGGTCAAGATCGTCGACTTCGGCATCGCCCGCGCGGCCTCCGACGCCACCGCGACGGTCGCCGGGACGCCGCACTACATGGCACCCGAGCAGTTCGACGGTCGTGCCGACGAGCGCAGCGACATCTACTCGGTCGGCTGCCTGCTGTACGAGTGCCTGACCGGGCGCCCGCCGTTCGAGGGGACGATGGCCGCCCAGCTGCTGGCCCACCGCAACCACCCGCGTCCCGATCCACGGGCCATCACGCCCGAGGTTCCGGCTGCGCTCGCGGCGGTCGTCGCCAGGGCCATGGCCGTCGAGCCAGCCGACCGATTCCAGACCGTGCACGAGATGCTCGCGGCGCTGGCCGCGCTCGGCACCGTGCCCGACGTCCCGATCACCTCGGCGGCTCGCGGCGCCGAGGTGGCGCGGGAGCCGTCCTTCCCGCGTCCGTTGTCGGTCGACTCGACGGGTCACGGCCCAGCCGCTCCCGCCGCCCGCACGGACGTCGTCACGCGGGTCAGCAAGCTGCAGACCTTCGCCGTCGGGCTGAGTCTCAGCGCGTTCGTCGTCGCGCTCGTGCCGGCGCTCGTGTGGCTGACCACCTCGTTCGTGCCGTTCGAGTACCGGCCACCGGCGATGCAGGACGCCGATGCCGCGGCGTGGTGGATGCTGGCCGTCGTGCTGGCCGTGGTGATCCTGCTGCTGCGGCGGGTGTCGTTCCTGGGCGCGCTCAGCGGGCCGGCCGTGGGGGAGCCGCGCCCCGCGCGACTCGTCGACGCCGACATGCGCCGGGGCGTCCGGCGTGCCGGCGGGGCCGCGCTGCGCGGGTCCGTCCCGATGCTGTTCCCGGCGTACGTCGCGGTCGTGGCAGGGCTCGCGGCCGCCGCCGACCTGACGTGGCCCGATGACGTCTTCTCCGCCTGGGGCGTGTGCTGGCTGCTGATGCCGCTGGCATGCGCGTTCCTCGCGCTGCAGAGCGTCACCAAGCTGCGCATGCGGTTCGGAGCGGTGCTCAAGTCGACGACGTACGCGCTGGGTGCCGCCGGTGCCGCGGTGCTGTTCGTGGCGTACCCGCTCGTGGCGTGA
- a CDS encoding glycoside hydrolase family 6 protein, with product MLRPAPARARATHVIALIAACVMVAVAFAPVEASAKTDPRLTRAFFTDPKSTAAVAARADGRFTSLARTPQAFWATDHLSPSRVKKVVRAYAKRAAAKKRTPVVSVYAIPARDCGNHSAGSFDATTYKRWVAQLAAGLKGTKAIAVLEPDALAMLGECPAQGDRTGLLRYATAKLKRAGVWVYVDAGHSAWTAPDVMAARLKAAGISSARGFSTNVANFRPTADEIAYGDQVVAALAALGIRGKKFVVETARNGAVTAAGDFCNPVSARVGARPRMVRRGNLDAFMWVKHPGESDGPCNGGPAAGSWWPGGALTLLGR from the coding sequence GTGCTCCGACCCGCTCCCGCCCGCGCCCGTGCCACCCACGTCATCGCGCTGATCGCGGCGTGCGTCATGGTCGCGGTGGCCTTCGCGCCGGTCGAGGCGTCGGCCAAGACCGATCCGCGGCTCACCCGCGCGTTCTTCACCGACCCGAAGTCGACGGCCGCCGTCGCCGCACGTGCTGACGGTCGGTTCACCTCGCTGGCCCGCACGCCCCAGGCGTTCTGGGCCACCGACCACCTGTCGCCGTCGCGGGTCAAGAAGGTCGTCCGCGCCTACGCGAAGCGTGCCGCCGCGAAGAAGCGGACGCCGGTCGTCTCGGTCTACGCGATCCCCGCGCGTGACTGCGGCAACCACTCGGCCGGCTCGTTCGACGCCACCACCTACAAGCGGTGGGTCGCCCAGCTGGCCGCGGGCCTCAAGGGCACCAAGGCCATCGCCGTGCTCGAGCCCGACGCCCTCGCGATGCTGGGCGAGTGCCCCGCGCAGGGCGACCGCACGGGACTGCTCCGCTACGCCACGGCCAAGCTCAAGCGCGCCGGCGTGTGGGTCTACGTCGACGCCGGGCACTCCGCCTGGACGGCACCTGACGTCATGGCCGCGCGTCTGAAGGCCGCCGGCATCTCCTCGGCCCGTGGGTTCTCGACCAACGTGGCCAACTTCCGTCCCACGGCCGACGAGATCGCGTACGGCGACCAGGTCGTCGCAGCGCTCGCCGCCCTGGGCATCAGGGGCAAGAAGTTCGTCGTCGAGACCGCCCGCAACGGCGCGGTCACGGCGGCCGGCGACTTCTGCAACCCGGTCTCGGCGCGGGTCGGGGCACGTCCCCGCATGGTGCGGCGGGGCAACCTCGACGCCTTCATGTGGGTCAAGCACCCCGGTGAGTCAGACGGACCCTGCAACGGTGGACCGGCCGCCGGCTCCTGGTGGCCTGGCGGTGCGTTGACACTGCTCGGCCGGTAG
- a CDS encoding histidine-type phosphatase, whose product MRSQRSATLLTVFVAALSLSVSGARADDVSNDRYYANQTPYGDPASTSIVAPPAGYELFFVENVGRHGARSMVSAGTEKRVLAVWKAASRKGALTSRGKRLDDQVRAFQRAEKKVGYGNLSTVGKAEWRGIGRRTATTYGGFLAAASARGEKVAMQTSPVYRTKQSANYFRLGLQEVVPSLATSPRTVNQDLLIEEGSTKAGRAQIAQVRTRIAVRAAAKDVLLRVYKKSYVKRLKDPVGKALDIYLLYSTAPGMAGDTSVTFAEYVPVSAARYLAEATDVSNFYRFGPGVTGQTSSYKQARPVLKDFFSALDKRIAGGSTAAVFRLAHGEVTMPFAALIKAPGSQQQSPGYWSYGSNPWRGFVAGRLAGNIEWAAYRNATGEALVTMRYNEQPVQFNASCTPSAQSPYFYRVAELKRCLG is encoded by the coding sequence ATGCGATCCCAGCGTTCAGCCACCCTCCTCACCGTCTTCGTGGCGGCACTGTCGCTCTCGGTGTCGGGTGCCCGTGCCGACGACGTGAGCAATGACAGGTACTACGCCAACCAGACGCCGTACGGCGATCCGGCGAGCACGTCGATCGTCGCCCCGCCGGCCGGGTACGAGCTCTTCTTCGTGGAGAACGTCGGCCGCCACGGTGCGCGGTCCATGGTGAGCGCCGGCACGGAGAAGCGGGTCCTCGCGGTCTGGAAGGCTGCGTCCCGCAAGGGCGCACTGACCTCTCGTGGCAAGAGGCTCGACGACCAGGTCCGGGCGTTCCAGCGCGCGGAGAAGAAGGTCGGCTACGGCAATCTCAGCACCGTCGGCAAGGCGGAGTGGCGCGGCATCGGACGCCGAACGGCGACGACGTACGGCGGATTCCTCGCCGCGGCATCGGCCCGGGGCGAGAAGGTCGCGATGCAGACCAGCCCGGTGTACCGCACCAAGCAGAGTGCGAACTACTTCCGCCTCGGGCTGCAGGAGGTCGTCCCGAGCCTCGCGACCTCGCCGCGGACGGTCAACCAGGATCTCCTCATCGAGGAGGGTTCGACCAAGGCCGGGCGTGCCCAGATCGCGCAGGTCAGGACCCGCATCGCCGTGCGCGCCGCGGCCAAGGACGTGCTGCTGAGGGTCTACAAGAAGTCGTACGTCAAGCGGCTCAAGGACCCGGTCGGCAAGGCGCTGGACATCTACCTGCTCTACTCGACCGCCCCGGGCATGGCCGGCGACACCTCGGTGACGTTCGCCGAGTACGTGCCGGTCTCCGCCGCGCGGTACCTGGCCGAGGCCACCGACGTCAGCAACTTCTACCGGTTCGGTCCCGGTGTGACGGGGCAGACCAGCTCGTACAAGCAGGCCCGCCCCGTCCTGAAGGACTTCTTCTCGGCGCTCGACAAGCGCATCGCCGGAGGCAGCACGGCCGCTGTCTTCCGCCTCGCCCACGGCGAGGTCACGATGCCGTTCGCGGCGTTGATCAAGGCACCGGGCAGTCAGCAGCAGTCGCCCGGCTACTGGTCGTACGGCAGCAACCCGTGGCGCGGCTTCGTCGCGGGCCGACTCGCCGGCAACATCGAGTGGGCCGCCTATCGCAACGCGACGGGAGAGGCGCTCGTGACGATGCGGTACAACGAGCAGCCGGTGCAGTTCAACGCGTCCTGCACGCCCTCGGCGCAGAGCCCGTACTTCTACCGGGTGGCCGAGCTGAAGCGCTGCCTGGGCTGA
- a CDS encoding serine/threonine-protein kinase, producing the protein MRQIGRYRLDEVHGSGAFATVWRGFDTELEIPVAVKVLAENWSHHADVRERFLAEARLLRRIASDRVVRVYDVGTHDDQPYFVMDFVAGGTLDDVADGSLDPADALALAEQSARAVAELHAAGVVHRDVKPSNLLVDRVAGGPGRVLVADLGSAKRLAEASGITVTTGTPSYMAPEQALGRTIDERCDVYSLGVVTYVLLTGQLPFDVSDPVSLVTRTAAHRPDRIAAPRHLPAPVDQTSVDDLLVRSMALDPEARPRTAEAFADALAHVSAGGRTGSASRGWSARVVVAIAAALFTASAVASFVLVR; encoded by the coding sequence ATGAGGCAGATCGGACGCTACCGGCTCGACGAGGTGCACGGGTCCGGGGCCTTCGCGACGGTCTGGCGCGGCTTCGACACCGAGCTCGAGATCCCGGTCGCGGTCAAGGTGCTCGCCGAGAACTGGTCGCACCATGCCGACGTCCGTGAGCGGTTCCTGGCCGAGGCCCGGCTGCTGCGGCGCATCGCGAGCGACCGCGTCGTTCGGGTCTACGACGTGGGCACGCACGACGACCAGCCCTACTTCGTCATGGACTTCGTGGCGGGCGGGACGCTCGACGACGTGGCCGACGGATCGCTCGATCCCGCCGACGCTCTGGCCCTCGCAGAGCAGTCGGCGCGCGCCGTCGCCGAGCTGCACGCCGCCGGCGTGGTCCACCGCGACGTCAAGCCGAGCAACCTGCTCGTCGACCGCGTCGCCGGAGGCCCGGGTCGCGTGCTCGTGGCCGATCTCGGCAGCGCCAAACGGCTCGCGGAGGCCTCCGGCATCACGGTCACCACCGGCACCCCGTCGTACATGGCCCCCGAGCAGGCGCTCGGGCGGACGATCGACGAGCGCTGCGACGTGTACTCGCTCGGCGTCGTGACCTACGTGCTGCTGACCGGCCAACTGCCCTTCGACGTCTCCGACCCCGTCAGCCTCGTCACCCGTACCGCGGCGCACCGACCCGACCGCATCGCGGCACCGCGCCACCTGCCGGCACCAGTCGACCAGACGTCGGTGGACGATCTGCTGGTGCGGTCGATGGCCCTCGACCCGGAGGCACGCCCGCGCACCGCCGAGGCCTTCGCGGACGCCCTGGCGCATGTGTCCGCGGGTGGGCGGACCGGCAGCGCGTCCCGGGGCTGGAGCGCGCGGGTCGTCGTGGCGATCGCGGCCGCGCTGTTCACCGCGTCTGCCGTCGCGTCGTTCGTGCTGGTGCGCTGA
- a CDS encoding NADP-dependent oxidoreductase: MKAITYSAYGNPLELTEVDEPKIGPDWVKVAVKASSVNPVDWKIGSGGLDGALDTFFPVTPGWDVAGVVEAVGPAVTTLAPGDEVFGYVRKDAVHGGTYAQKVSAPIRTVTKKPQSLSFAEAAAVPLAGLTAYQSLVHHLDVKAGETVLIHAASGGVGLFAVQIARALGLRVLGTASEVNHDYLRALDVVPFTYGDGLVERVRAEFPDGVDAVLDLNGSDLAISPGLLADSSPGRIASVIDPVVKDMGGHYVFVTPDADDLDALAALADDGKLTVEIAATFALADAQKAWDLSQEGHTRGKIVITVD, translated from the coding sequence ATGAAGGCGATCACCTACAGCGCCTACGGCAACCCGCTCGAGCTGACCGAGGTCGACGAGCCCAAGATCGGTCCCGACTGGGTCAAGGTCGCCGTCAAGGCGTCCTCGGTCAACCCGGTCGACTGGAAGATCGGGTCCGGCGGCCTCGACGGTGCCCTCGACACGTTCTTCCCGGTGACACCGGGCTGGGACGTTGCCGGCGTCGTGGAGGCGGTGGGTCCGGCCGTCACGACACTGGCACCCGGCGACGAAGTGTTCGGCTACGTGCGCAAGGACGCCGTGCACGGTGGCACGTACGCGCAGAAGGTGTCCGCCCCGATCCGCACGGTCACCAAGAAGCCTCAGTCGCTGAGCTTCGCCGAGGCGGCGGCCGTCCCGTTGGCGGGTCTGACGGCCTACCAGTCGCTCGTCCACCACCTCGATGTGAAGGCCGGCGAGACCGTGCTGATCCACGCGGCGTCCGGGGGAGTGGGCCTGTTCGCGGTGCAGATCGCGCGAGCGTTGGGATTGCGGGTGCTGGGTACGGCCTCCGAGGTCAACCACGACTACCTGCGAGCGCTCGACGTCGTCCCGTTCACGTACGGCGACGGGCTGGTCGAGCGGGTGCGCGCCGAGTTCCCCGACGGTGTCGACGCGGTGCTCGACCTCAACGGCAGCGACCTGGCGATCAGCCCGGGCCTGCTCGCCGATTCGTCGCCCGGGCGCATCGCATCGGTCATCGACCCTGTGGTCAAGGACATGGGCGGTCACTACGTGTTCGTCACTCCTGACGCCGACGACCTCGACGCCCTCGCGGCGCTGGCCGACGACGGCAAGCTGACTGTCGAGATCGCCGCGACGTTCGCGCTCGCGGATGCGCAGAAGGCTTGGGATCTCAGCCAGGAGGGTCACACGCGCGGCAAGATCGTCATCACCGTCGACTGA
- a CDS encoding FhaA domain-containing protein translates to MGTLSTLTMNLLILVVFVAVVWIALRVAQSVFGTGSKKAAATEVAAKLVSYPTGSAAVLRRRFVRALTGQHVIMPSGERLAFSELVVRVAPEDLDRLDPDGDLERLGEDGARLYADHAERAGWAVPSHVRVVVEVDPGLRSGWVPPARGSGRAEAARRVPEPVAATSTTGGPVGWDVVSDAPRRPTIDPDATMGFPALVPDLADSSPTMNVAGLLRLERNGHSVAIGPDGAVLGRLAESPVTFEEPEVSHRHAAIRRSGMQWQIKDLGSTNGTVVDGHRIDGDDWTTLNGGAVIKLAGVTVVAAFDTAGTVHLQGLTSH, encoded by the coding sequence ATGGGCACACTCTCGACTCTCACGATGAACCTGCTGATCCTCGTCGTCTTCGTGGCGGTCGTGTGGATCGCGCTGCGCGTCGCCCAGAGCGTGTTCGGTACGGGGTCGAAGAAGGCCGCCGCCACCGAGGTCGCCGCGAAGCTCGTGTCGTACCCCACCGGCTCGGCGGCGGTACTGCGTCGCCGCTTCGTCCGAGCCCTCACGGGGCAGCACGTCATCATGCCCAGCGGGGAGCGCCTCGCGTTCAGCGAGCTCGTTGTGCGGGTCGCCCCCGAGGACCTCGATCGGCTCGATCCCGACGGTGACCTCGAACGCCTCGGCGAGGACGGTGCGCGCCTCTACGCCGATCACGCTGAGCGCGCCGGATGGGCGGTTCCGTCGCACGTCCGTGTCGTCGTCGAGGTCGATCCCGGCCTGCGGTCGGGCTGGGTGCCGCCCGCACGGGGCAGCGGCCGCGCCGAGGCCGCTCGCCGGGTCCCGGAGCCCGTCGCAGCGACCAGCACGACAGGCGGCCCGGTCGGGTGGGACGTCGTCTCGGACGCACCGCGTCGTCCGACGATCGACCCCGACGCGACGATGGGATTTCCGGCGCTGGTGCCCGACCTCGCCGACAGCTCGCCCACCATGAACGTCGCAGGCCTGCTGCGCCTGGAGCGCAACGGCCACTCGGTCGCGATCGGTCCCGACGGTGCCGTGCTCGGCCGTCTCGCCGAGAGCCCCGTGACGTTCGAGGAGCCCGAGGTGTCGCACCGCCACGCGGCGATCCGGCGCAGCGGCATGCAGTGGCAGATCAAGGACCTCGGCAGCACCAACGGCACGGTCGTCGACGGTCACCGCATCGACGGCGACGACTGGACGACGCTGAACGGCGGCGCGGTCATCAAGCTGGCCGGCGTCACGGTCGTCGCGGCGTTCGACACGGCCGGCACCGTGCATCTGCAGGGACTCACCAGTCACTAG
- a CDS encoding MmyB family transcriptional regulator, which produces MTVCGPLCPWWNRGWAALLGDPSGVPHTRRNFARDTFAADSGDGVAQLAHWPVVSSDADEIGAAVVSDLRRATGRFPDDRHLAALVRDLRTTSARFDELWGSGAVGAHREAHKTIHHPAVGPVTVDCDVLSDGDAELKIVVLTTVPGSEDDSKFRLALLAGVHDTREHARG; this is translated from the coding sequence GTGACGGTCTGCGGGCCGCTGTGCCCGTGGTGGAACCGCGGGTGGGCGGCCCTGCTCGGCGATCCGTCGGGCGTCCCCCACACCCGGCGCAACTTCGCCCGCGACACCTTTGCGGCCGACTCTGGCGACGGCGTCGCACAGCTCGCCCACTGGCCGGTCGTGTCGTCCGATGCGGACGAGATCGGTGCGGCCGTCGTGTCCGACCTGCGCCGGGCGACGGGACGCTTCCCGGACGACCGCCACCTCGCTGCACTGGTGCGTGACCTGCGGACGACCAGCGCACGGTTCGACGAGCTGTGGGGCTCCGGCGCGGTGGGGGCCCATCGCGAGGCCCACAAGACCATCCACCATCCCGCCGTCGGACCGGTCACGGTCGACTGCGACGTGCTGAGCGACGGCGACGCAGAGCTCAAGATCGTCGTGCTCACCACCGTGCCGGGCAGCGAGGACGACTCGAAGTTCCGGCTCGCCCTGCTCGCGGGCGTCCACGACACCCGCGAGCACGCTCGAGGCTGA
- a CDS encoding histidine-type phosphatase: MFTTFVTHLVAVLATIVSTAQTQPAADADYANQTPYGNAASSTIRQPPEGYRLRFVETVGRHGSRTLTSSARERRSLAIWQRARKAGALTPTGRRLATDIEAFQVPERRIGYGNLSAIGTAEWQGIGRRTAEVYGSFLTEATAAGDQVVFTTSPVQRTVESADAMREGLESVVPGLTVPDYVTDGPRLLIGNGASSAGNRATQEVLTRPSVVAAATRVLERLYSAAFVREIDDPVAAALDLYLLYSTAPGMAADTRVTFRRYVPLADAKVLAEAVDGENFYQFGPGVAGEVSSYRAARPLLDDFFTSLDERLAGGSTAAVFRLAHGETTMPFAALMKLPGSEVQASSTFSYATNPWRGSVAGRLGGSVEWAAYQDDSGQALVTVRYDEQPVELSSRCTPTVRYFYRPAELKRCLG, encoded by the coding sequence ATGTTCACGACCTTCGTCACGCATCTCGTGGCGGTGCTGGCGACCATCGTGTCGACGGCGCAGACCCAGCCGGCAGCCGATGCCGACTACGCCAACCAGACTCCGTATGGCAATGCCGCGAGCTCGACGATCCGGCAACCGCCCGAGGGATACCGGCTGCGGTTCGTCGAGACGGTCGGGCGCCACGGCTCCCGGACGCTGACCAGCTCGGCCCGCGAGCGCCGCAGCCTCGCGATCTGGCAGCGGGCCCGCAAGGCCGGAGCGCTGACCCCGACCGGACGCAGGCTGGCCACCGACATCGAGGCCTTCCAGGTGCCCGAGCGACGCATCGGCTACGGCAATCTCAGCGCGATCGGCACGGCCGAGTGGCAGGGCATCGGACGCCGCACGGCCGAGGTCTACGGCTCCTTTCTCACCGAGGCCACGGCTGCCGGTGACCAGGTCGTCTTCACGACGTCGCCCGTCCAACGCACCGTCGAGAGCGCCGACGCGATGCGCGAGGGCCTCGAATCGGTCGTGCCCGGGCTGACGGTGCCCGACTACGTCACGGACGGACCCCGCCTGCTGATCGGCAACGGCGCATCGAGCGCGGGCAACCGGGCGACTCAGGAGGTGCTGACCCGGCCGTCGGTGGTCGCCGCCGCGACCCGCGTGCTCGAGCGGCTCTACTCCGCCGCCTTCGTGCGCGAGATCGACGATCCCGTCGCGGCGGCCCTCGACCTCTACCTGCTCTACTCGACGGCACCCGGGATGGCCGCGGACACCCGCGTCACCTTTCGGCGCTACGTCCCGCTGGCCGATGCGAAGGTCCTCGCGGAGGCCGTCGATGGCGAGAACTTCTACCAGTTCGGTCCGGGTGTCGCGGGAGAGGTCAGCTCGTACCGGGCGGCACGGCCGCTGCTCGACGACTTCTTCACCTCGCTCGACGAGCGACTGGCGGGTGGCTCGACCGCGGCGGTGTTTCGTCTCGCGCACGGCGAGACGACCATGCCGTTCGCGGCGCTCATGAAGCTGCCCGGCAGCGAGGTGCAGGCGAGCAGCACCTTCTCGTACGCCACCAATCCGTGGCGCGGCTCGGTCGCCGGACGCCTCGGCGGCTCCGTCGAGTGGGCCGCCTACCAGGACGACTCCGGTCAGGCGCTCGTGACGGTGCGGTACGACGAGCAACCGGTCGAGCTGTCGTCGCGGTGCACCCCGACCGTCCGGTACTTCTATCGACCCGCCGAGCTCAAGCGGTGCCTCGGCTGA
- a CDS encoding RNA polymerase sigma factor has translation MGVDEWDGLVERARSGEAHAMDDLLAAVRPVVLRRCARFLPYRDDAEEAAQEALLTIATRLGDFTGRGSFAGWVTVIASRQALQTYRSMKRKFGDTTTEAVGDRPDPRTTSVIAGTRLDLLDALEQLQRDHPATVEAFVLRDLGSLAYDDIAQLTDAPIGTVKARIHTARAYVREKLSASATTL, from the coding sequence ATGGGCGTGGACGAGTGGGACGGCCTCGTGGAGCGTGCACGGTCCGGCGAGGCGCACGCGATGGACGACCTGCTCGCGGCGGTGCGCCCCGTCGTGCTGCGTCGGTGCGCCAGGTTCCTGCCGTATCGCGACGACGCGGAGGAGGCGGCGCAGGAGGCGCTGCTGACCATCGCGACCCGGTTGGGCGACTTCACGGGCCGTGGGTCGTTCGCCGGATGGGTCACGGTCATCGCGTCGCGCCAGGCCCTGCAGACGTACCGGTCGATGAAGCGGAAATTCGGCGACACGACGACCGAAGCGGTCGGCGACCGTCCCGATCCCCGCACCACGAGCGTCATCGCCGGCACGCGGCTCGACCTGCTCGACGCTCTCGAGCAGCTGCAGCGCGACCACCCGGCGACGGTCGAGGCGTTCGTGCTGCGTGACCTGGGGTCGCTCGCCTACGACGACATCGCGCAGCTGACCGACGCGCCGATCGGCACGGTGAAGGCCCGCATCCACACCGCCCGCGCGTACGTCCGCGAGAAATTGTCGGCTTCGGCGACAACTTTGTGA
- a CDS encoding SMP-30/gluconolactonase/LRE family protein, with protein MARELTTLVTGGRFYEGPRWHDGQWWVSDFYRRAVYTVTPEGVETHQFDVEEQPSGMGWLPDGSLVVVSMKDRHLLRRGPDGVVEHYADLSAVAGGHLNDMVVDDRGRVYVGNFGFDLMGGDGMATASLARVDPDGTVTVVAEGLNFPNGSVITPDGTTLVVAETTGAGFVAFTIADDGSLVDRRVWGSMGEVPETTDVMEALGAGLPAPDGCTLDAEGHIWFADAIGARVARVAPGGEIAESVPMPEGLGAFACQLGGSDGRTLLICAAPDFFEHNRANAEEAVLLTMRVDVPHAGRP; from the coding sequence ATGGCACGCGAGCTCACCACCCTGGTCACCGGCGGCAGGTTCTACGAAGGTCCCCGGTGGCACGACGGTCAGTGGTGGGTGTCCGACTTCTACCGCCGGGCCGTCTACACCGTGACCCCCGAAGGCGTCGAGACCCACCAGTTCGACGTCGAGGAGCAGCCGTCCGGCATGGGCTGGCTGCCGGACGGATCGCTCGTCGTGGTCTCGATGAAGGACCGCCACCTGCTGCGTCGGGGGCCGGACGGCGTCGTCGAGCACTACGCCGATCTGTCGGCCGTGGCCGGCGGGCACCTCAACGACATGGTCGTCGACGACCGAGGCCGTGTGTACGTCGGCAACTTCGGCTTCGACCTCATGGGCGGGGACGGCATGGCCACGGCGAGCCTCGCGCGCGTCGACCCCGACGGGACCGTGACCGTCGTGGCCGAGGGCCTCAACTTCCCCAACGGCTCGGTCATCACCCCCGACGGGACGACCCTCGTCGTGGCCGAGACGACGGGTGCCGGGTTCGTGGCGTTCACGATCGCCGACGACGGCTCGCTGGTGGACCGGCGCGTGTGGGGCTCGATGGGCGAGGTGCCGGAGACGACGGACGTGATGGAGGCATTGGGTGCCGGTCTGCCCGCGCCCGACGGATGCACGCTGGACGCCGAGGGACACATCTGGTTCGCAGACGCGATCGGCGCCCGCGTGGCCCGCGTCGCCCCGGGCGGCGAGATCGCCGAGTCGGTGCCGATGCCTGAGGGGCTGGGTGCCTTCGCGTGCCAGCTCGGCGGCAGCGACGGTCGCACGCTGCTGATCTGCGCGGCTCCCGACTTCTTCGAGCACAACCGGGCGAACGCCGAGGAGGCCGTGCTGCTGACGATGCGGGTCGACGTCCCGCACGCGGGACGCCCGTAG